GTACTCCAAGGCAGCAGTGTACGGCGTTGAATTACAGTTTTGCACCCACCCATTTGGCGGGTTTTTGATGAGTATGCTCTCATCGACCGTGTGAAGCCCCTGCCAATCGGTGTTTGGGTTGCTGCCGTCAACAGGCTGCGTATAATCGAAGATGGTGTCGCGCTTTGGAATGAAGTTTCCATGAAAATAGACAATGTTGCCATCGGCATCGGCATAGACGGTATTGTTCGAAGAGTTGGTACGAATATCCATCATCTTTCGAAAGCCCTCATAGCCATCTTGTTTGGTTCTGATATACGATTGCTCCAACGCCTTGACAGGCTCCCACATCATGGCAGAGGCCGTCCATCGGCCATCGACCGCATGGGTAATGGGCCCATGGTGCGTACGGTACAGGGGGAAGGTCTTTTCTTTTATGCCTTCATCGGTTTTATACTTTAAGGTCACTTCAGATTTTTCGACGGGTCGCAATTCCTCGCCATATACATAAAACAGTTCGCCATCTTGCTTCACGATAGTTTCCATAAATTCATCCATCACATCGGTGTAGGTCGAGGTGTGCATCCAACCCGTTTTTTCGTTGAAGCCCTGGTACACAAAAAACTGCCCCCAGGTAACCGCTCCGTAGGCGTTCAACCCTTCCTCAGACACCACATGCACTTCTCCCCTGAAATAAAAAGAAGTATGCGGATTGATCAATAGCATGGCGTTGCCCGATTGGGTCAGCTCACCCGAAATGGCAATTCCGTTCGAGCCTTGGGGTTCAGTCATTTCAGCTTTCTTCTTGAGCTTCAATTCTTCCATTTCGGGAATTTCCATATCACTTTCGTAAAACGCCTCGATCTTTCGGGTAGAAATGCGCTCGATATCGCCCCCGATGCTCCCCTCGCTGAAATAAAAGGGCATCCACGGCTCAAAACGGGTCAAGAGTTTTGGCTTCACCTCAGGATGTGTGTACAGATAATAATTGATGCCATCGGCAAAGGCATCGCAGAGTTTTTGCAGCCACTCAGGACTGTTTTCGTAATTCTCCTTGGCTTCCTCCTCCGTCATAAAAAGATTGGCGCGCAGGTCACTATAAAGCGCCGTTTCACCCTCGACTTCGGCCAAACGCCCGGTGGCCCAGATATAGTTCTGCTCCACTCGATTGAAATCGTCTTCGCATTGGGCATATAAAAGTCCGAATACGGCATCGGCATCGGTCTTTCCGTAAATGTGCGGCACCCCAAAATCATCGCGTACAATGGTTACGTTCTCGGCCTGCTCCTGCCATTTTTCGACTTCGGATATAGGTTGGTTTTTTTTGCAGGCACTTAAAAAAAGAATAAATGCTAAAAGAAGAAAAGTGATACGATTCATGGATTGGTTATTTCAGTCCATGAAAATACACAAATTGTAACATTTAGGGCTCCTCAGGAGCCAATTCGATCTCAAGCCCGTCCAACTCTTCGGTTATATGTATTTGACAGCCCAGACGACTATTCTCTTTCACGAAAAAGGCCTCTGAGAGCATGGCCTCTTCATCATCTGATTTTTCAGGCAGTTCATGATCAGATTGCACATAACACTGGCAAGAAGCGCACATGGCCATGCCACCGCAAATGCCAATGGTACCCTCAGGGGCCAGTTCATAAGAGCGAACGACTTCCATCAGGTTCATGTTCATGTCGGTAGGGGCATCGACTTCGTGCAGTACCCCTTCGCGGTCGGTTATTTTTATTTTAATATCTGACATTTTAATCAATCGCCTTTACTACCGCCTTCGGTGCTTCTTTTTTACTACCATCAAAACCAGTAACGCCACCTACCGTCGTATATTTCATCACATATTTTTTATCGGGATGGATACGCTGATAGGCACTCTGGCACATTAACGTCGCTTCATGGAAACCGCACAAAATCAATTTCAGCTTTCCGGGATACGTATTGACATCACCAATGGCGTAGATACCGGGAATATTGGTTTGGTAATCGAGTGAATTATCAACCTTGATGGCATTCTTCTCGATCTCAAGCCCCCAATCGGCAATCGGCCCCAATTTGGGCGATAATCCGAACAACGGAATAAAGGCATCCACTTCAATACGAAGGTCTTCACTGGCCTTTGAATTCTTTCGTACCGTAACGGCTTCCAAATATTTGTTGCCTTCAAGGCCCACAACCTCGGCGGGCGTTATGAGATTGACCTTGCCGAGATTTTTCAATTCCTGTACTTTTTCAACGGAATCCAACGCCCCGCGAAACTCGTTTCTACGGTGCACCAATGTTACCTCACTCGCCACATCGGCCAAAAAGATGGCCCAATCCAAAGCCGAATCGCCTCCTCCGGCTATCAAGACCCTTTTGTTTCTATACATCTCCGGTTCTTTGATCATATAGGCAACACCCTTGTCTTCAAACTGTTTCAAATTTGGAATCATGGGCTTTCGGGGTTCAAAACTGCCCAATCCGCCTGCAATGGCTACCACAGGGGCTTGGTGTTCAGTGCCCTTGTTGGTCGTTACGATAAAGGTGCCATCTTCCAATTTTTCAACCGTTTCGGCCCGTTCGCCCAAGGTGAACCCTGGCTGAAACGGTTTGATCTGCTCCATCAAATTATCGACCAATTCGCCCGCCAATATCTCAGGAAAACCGGGAATATCGTAAATAGGTTTCTTCGGATAAATCTCTGCACATTGGCCCCCAGGCTGTGGCAAAGCATCGATCAAATGGCACCGCAACTGCAACAGGCCTGCCTCAAAAACGGCAAAAAGACCCGTAGGGCCCGCTCCAATAATCAGAATATCGGTTTTTATCATGCAATCGTTCCGTTTAGAATTCTGGCAAAGCTATGGTTTTGGAGAACAACGTTCTGTGACTTTTATCACCTTTAGCTAAGATTGATGACTTCTTGAATTTGGGGGGCATATTTCTTTATGGTCATTTCGACCCCACTCTTCAAGGTCATTTGATTGACACTGCAACCAATACAATTTCCCTCGAGCCTTACCTTTACAGAAGTATCATTGTCTATCGATATCAAAGTGATATCGCCCCCATCACTTTGAAGAAAGGGGCGTATTTCATCCAAGGCTTTCTCTACGTTGCTTCTTAGTTCTTCCGGTGTCATACTCATTTCTTTTTTACCGCATCACAACCTGCCATGGTCGTTATCTTAATGGCCTCTGTCGGCGGCAGATCTTTGTTGCGCCGTACCAACTGGCTCACCACGTTTTTGGTCAATTCTTCAAAAGCTTCCTCAACAGGGGTGGCTGTTTGCATGGCCGCTGGCCGCCCGACATCGCCCGCCTCCCGAATGCTTTGTACCAAAGGAATTTCCCCTAAAAATGGCACATCTAGATCTTCTGCCAAATTTTTGGCACCCGCCTGACCAAAGATATAGTATTTATTGTTCGGCAACTCTGCCGGGGTGAAATAGGCCATATTTTCAACGATGCCCAAAACCGGTACGTTGATGGCCTCTTGTTGAAACATGGCAACCCCTTTTCGGGCATCGGCCAAGGCCACTTCTTGGGGGGTGCTCACCACAACCGCCCCTGTTACGGGAAGTGCCTGCATGATGCTCAGATGGATATCTCCGGTACCCGGTGGCAAGTCGACCAGCAAAAAGTCGAGCTCGCCCCAATGGGCATCAAAAATCATTTGGTTCAAGGCCTTGGCAGCCATGGGACCACGCCAAATCACCGCTTGGTTCGGCTGGGTGAAAAACCCTATGGAAAGCATTTTGACCCCATAATTTTCAACAGGTTTCATTTTGGCCCGGCCGTCAATGTTGACCGATAGGGGTTTTTCCATCGCCACATCAAACATAATGGGCATCGAAGGGCCATAGATGTCGGCATCCAAAAGGCCCACCTTGAAGCCCATTTTCGCCAGTGTAACGGCAAGGTTCGCCGTAATGGTAGATTTGCCTACCCCTCCTTTTCCCGAGGCCACTGCGATAATGTTTTGGATACCCGGAATGGGCTTGCCCTTGATTTCGTTCACTTTCGACTTGCCCGGCGCATCAACCCTAAGGTTTACCTTTATTTTCGCTTTCTCATAGACCTTTTCATGAATGGTCTTCAATATCGCTACCTCGGTCTTTTTTCGTGCCTGAAGACTCGGGTTTTTGATGGTGACATCTACCTCTACCTCATCGCCAAAAACCTGAACATTGGTCACGGCCCCACTCTCTACCATGTTCTGCCCCTCACCGGGTACTGAGATGGTCTTCAGAGCCTCTAGAATATCTTTTTTGTGCAGCTTCATGCTTTTAATTTCAACTAGTTTGTGCTAAGCCTATCGAAGCACAGTCGTTTAAACTGATTCTAAATTACAAAGATACGGCTTTGGCTTAGCTAATAAAAGTAGATGGATTGAAAATGGAGATGGCGTGATAGGAAGCCTTTATTTGGTAAAATGTCTTAATTTTTGAAAGATTTACAGATGATTTCGCTCGATGCGACATCTACTGCAATTCTTTGGCGGGGTCCCAAAAGTGCTTCTGAAAATCGACGATTTGGTTATCGACCACCTTGATGCCTTCGTTTTCGAGCAGTTGCTGCATTAAATTGGAGCCATCAAAATGGTGTTTGCCCGTTAATACCCCGACACGGTTTACCACCCGATGGGCAGGCACATCCTTTGCCAACGAATTGTTCATGGCCCAGCCGACCATACGGGCACTACGGGCCGCCCCCAGATACTTGGCAATCGCTCCGTAAGAAGTTACCCTGCCATACGGAATCTGTTTGGCTACCTCGTAAACCTTATCGAAAAAGTTTCGCTCTTTCATCACTTGTAGAAAATCCTTATCAAGGTGATGGCCAGCAAGACCACCATCAAGGCACTCAGTATGAAGTTCGAATTTCTGGAGAAAGTACTGGTCTTGGTCTCCAATTTATTGAAATAAAACACATATAGGTACAACACTGAGAAGGTGCCACAGGCCGCAGCAAACACAAATGTTGCAATGTCTTGGGCCTCGAACTTTATCCAGCCTGCCTCGTTCCACATGGCATTCAGGCCACTATAGTAAGGTATGGTCAATAAATTCAGCGCTGCCAGCGCAAGCCCCCTGAAAAAGCTGTTCTTTTTGCTCACATTTACTGTGGTGAAATCTTTGGCCTTGTTGCGCTTGGCCACCACAAAAAAATACACGGCAAAAAAGGCAAAGACCACAATGGCAGCCTTAAAGAGCACATCGATTACCTGTGGGTTGTTATATAAAAATTTTGAGATGTACACAGCAATATAGGCCTGCGCCATGATCATGGTAGATACGCCCAAACTGAAAACGATGCCGTTCAGTTTACCTTTTTCAACACTGGCCTTGGCCGCGTTCATATTGAGAAGGCCCGGAGGCACGGTAGCCATGAAGGCTGCCGAATAGGTGGCAAAAAAAAGTATCAACAAGTGGGTCATTGGTCAGTTGATCCTAAATTGGATGTAGGTAATCGGTTTTCCTTTTTCAAGATACTGATTTTCATAAAATGTCTGAATCTCCAGCACCTCTTTGGGGCTTCCCTCGTTTTTATAGACATCATGGTTGGCATAAATAACCTCAACCCCTATGCCGTGCAAAAGGCCCAAGGTGTACCCATGCATAAACTCGCTGTCTGTTTTAAGGTGCACTAGACCACCGGGCTTTAAAATACGTTTGTATTTGTCTAGAAACTGTAGGTTGGTCATTCGGTGCTTGGTACGTTTGTACTTGATTTGCGGATCGGGAAAAGTGATCCATATCTCCGAGACCTCTTCTTTGCCGAACAACAGGTCTATCAACTCTATTTGGCTTCGTAAAAAGGCCACATTCACAAGATTTTCTTGCAGCGCGGTTTTGGCCCCCCGCCAGAAACGGGCACCTTTGATGTC
This portion of the Flagellimonas lutaonensis genome encodes:
- a CDS encoding NifU family protein, translated to MTPEELRSNVEKALDEIRPFLQSDGGDITLISIDNDTSVKVRLEGNCIGCSVNQMTLKSGVEMTIKKYAPQIQEVINLS
- a CDS encoding acylase, with protein sequence MNRITFLLLAFILFLSACKKNQPISEVEKWQEQAENVTIVRDDFGVPHIYGKTDADAVFGLLYAQCEDDFNRVEQNYIWATGRLAEVEGETALYSDLRANLFMTEEEAKENYENSPEWLQKLCDAFADGINYYLYTHPEVKPKLLTRFEPWMPFYFSEGSIGGDIERISTRKIEAFYESDMEIPEMEELKLKKKAEMTEPQGSNGIAISGELTQSGNAMLLINPHTSFYFRGEVHVVSEEGLNAYGAVTWGQFFVYQGFNEKTGWMHTSTYTDVMDEFMETIVKQDGELFYVYGEELRPVEKSEVTLKYKTDEGIKEKTFPLYRTHHGPITHAVDGRWTASAMMWEPVKALEQSYIRTKQDGYEGFRKMMDIRTNSSNNTVYADADGNIVYFHGNFIPKRDTIFDYTQPVDGSNPNTDWQGLHTVDESILIKNPPNGWVQNCNSTPYTAALEYSPKRGDYPKYMSRDQENFRGVHAIKLLKNRSGYALDSLITLAHDPYLPAFEVLIPKLVKSYYVHHDRNPKLQGAIDELENWDYRTSENSVAMTLAHFYGLKCLETGFSDNMKEAPSQMELLENVEFYITDENMLELFELVVDKLVADFGTWQMPWGEVNRYQRLTGDIRQEFDDSKPSIPIGFASGRWGALAAYGARYHNNTKKIYGTRGNSFVAVVEFGDKVKAKTILAGGQSGDPESPHFDDQAQMYADIKWKDAAYYKDDVLKRAQETYHPGERK
- a CDS encoding Mrp/NBP35 family ATP-binding protein, with product MKLHKKDILEALKTISVPGEGQNMVESGAVTNVQVFGDEVEVDVTIKNPSLQARKKTEVAILKTIHEKVYEKAKIKVNLRVDAPGKSKVNEIKGKPIPGIQNIIAVASGKGGVGKSTITANLAVTLAKMGFKVGLLDADIYGPSMPIMFDVAMEKPLSVNIDGRAKMKPVENYGVKMLSIGFFTQPNQAVIWRGPMAAKALNQMIFDAHWGELDFLLVDLPPGTGDIHLSIMQALPVTGAVVVSTPQEVALADARKGVAMFQQEAINVPVLGIVENMAYFTPAELPNNKYYIFGQAGAKNLAEDLDVPFLGEIPLVQSIREAGDVGRPAAMQTATPVEEAFEELTKNVVSQLVRRNKDLPPTEAIKITTMAGCDAVKKK
- a CDS encoding LysE family transporter; translation: MTHLLILFFATYSAAFMATVPPGLLNMNAAKASVEKGKLNGIVFSLGVSTMIMAQAYIAVYISKFLYNNPQVIDVLFKAAIVVFAFFAVYFFVVAKRNKAKDFTTVNVSKKNSFFRGLALAALNLLTIPYYSGLNAMWNEAGWIKFEAQDIATFVFAAACGTFSVLYLYVFYFNKLETKTSTFSRNSNFILSALMVVLLAITLIRIFYK
- a CDS encoding NAD(P)/FAD-dependent oxidoreductase, encoding MIKTDILIIGAGPTGLFAVFEAGLLQLRCHLIDALPQPGGQCAEIYPKKPIYDIPGFPEILAGELVDNLMEQIKPFQPGFTLGERAETVEKLEDGTFIVTTNKGTEHQAPVVAIAGGLGSFEPRKPMIPNLKQFEDKGVAYMIKEPEMYRNKRVLIAGGGDSALDWAIFLADVASEVTLVHRRNEFRGALDSVEKVQELKNLGKVNLITPAEVVGLEGNKYLEAVTVRKNSKASEDLRIEVDAFIPLFGLSPKLGPIADWGLEIEKNAIKVDNSLDYQTNIPGIYAIGDVNTYPGKLKLILCGFHEATLMCQSAYQRIHPDKKYVMKYTTVGGVTGFDGSKKEAPKAVVKAID
- a CDS encoding MGMT family protein, which encodes MKERNFFDKVYEVAKQIPYGRVTSYGAIAKYLGAARSARMVGWAMNNSLAKDVPAHRVVNRVGVLTGKHHFDGSNLMQQLLENEGIKVVDNQIVDFQKHFWDPAKELQ
- the trmB gene encoding tRNA (guanosine(46)-N7)-methyltransferase TrmB is translated as MGSKNKLKRFAENETFANVVQPPREEVLQGFRYTGKWASFFKNDKPIVLELGCGKGEYTVGLARMNPNVNYIGVDIKGARFWRGAKTALQENLVNVAFLRSQIELIDLLFGKEEVSEIWITFPDPQIKYKRTKHRMTNLQFLDKYKRILKPGGLVHLKTDSEFMHGYTLGLLHGIGVEVIYANHDVYKNEGSPKEVLEIQTFYENQYLEKGKPITYIQFRIN
- a CDS encoding 2Fe-2S iron-sulfur cluster-binding protein, translating into MSDIKIKITDREGVLHEVDAPTDMNMNLMEVVRSYELAPEGTIGICGGMAMCASCQCYVQSDHELPEKSDDEEAMLSEAFFVKENSRLGCQIHITEELDGLEIELAPEEP